The Bradyrhizobium sp. B097 genome contains the following window.
CGTGAAGGCCTTCGCCGAGAAGCGGAAGCCGAAGTTTACGGGAAAGTAGGGCGAGAGGGCGTTCTCGCTGTTTTCGTCATTCCCCGGTGCGCAATAGCGCACCTGAGGGCTCGCGAAGCGAGAGCCCGGAATCCATCCCACCACACAATATGCGGCCAAATGGATTCCGGGCTCGACGCTTGCGCGTCCCCCCGGAACGACTGGTTCAAGCAAACACCCGGTGATCGATCGCCCCGTTCGGCACCACATAGCCGTAACGCGTGTTCGACGGCTCTACGCCGGCCTTCTCGTACTGCGCCTTCATCATCGCAAAGCGATCACCCTTGATGTCGAGCATCGCGCGCTTCGGCTGGATGTTGTAGAGCCGGGCATTGTTGTCGCCGAAGATAGCCGTCTTCACCGGTCCATCGGCGGGTCCAAGCGGCGCATAGCCGAACTTCTTCTGCATCACTTCGGGGATTTCCAGCCGCCGCAGGCCCTCGATCTGCCATTGCGGCGCGCCGGTCCACAGCGCGTCGGTGCCCCAGCAGACGTGGTCGACGCCGAGGCCCTTGATCAGGGTGCCCATCAGCGCGGCGCAGACATTGGGCTCGGCGACCAGCGTGGTCGCGAACAATTGCCCGACGTCGCCGTAGACATTGTTGACGCCGTATTGCGCCGGGATGTCGGCGAGGTCGGAGGTCCAGGCGATCCGGCCGGTGCGCTCGAATTCGGCCAGCGCGACCTTGGGATCGCCACCGACATGGCGATAGGCCGAGTGGTAGATGACGAAGTTGAGCTGCGGCCAGTCCTTGGCCGCCTTGCCGACGTCGGCAACGTCGGCGAAGCCGCGCAAATTCGGATACTGCTTCTCGATCCCGGGGGGAAACAGTCCCTTGTGCACGCAGACATTCTTGATGCCCGCCTTGACCATCTTCTCATAACCCTTGTAGGCGACCTTCTCGTCGTCCAGCCGCCAGGGATAGCGGCTGATCTCCTTGTGGGTGTTGTCGCCGATCGTGTAGCCCTTGCAGGATTCCGGCTTCAAGGCCAGCGCAGCATCGAGCTTGTCGAGCCAGCCGGGCTGGCCGGGCGTGAAGATCGCGTGGCAGAACACGCGGCGCGAGCCGGCCTCGTCGTTCATCTGCTTGCGCGCATCGGCCATCTGCTCGTTGGTCAGGAACCAGTCCTGCTCGATGTCCGACGGCGCCGAGGAGATCAGCGCGATCTTGGTGTCGGAATCGAGAAACATCTCCTTCTTGTAGTTGTTGAACTTCAGATCCTCGATGGTCTGCTCGTGAACGTTGAGCTCCTTGTTCCAGCCGGCCTTGCCGACCGCCTTGCGCATTTCCACAAAACCCATGATGCGGGTGTCGTCGCGCAGGAAATGCGTGTGCATGTCCATGATGAACTGGTCTTTCAATCCGTTGGCGCGCTCCTGCGCCATCGCAGGCGTTGCGGCCTCGGCCGGCGTGACGTCGAACAACGGGCCATAGACCTGGTTCATCGCGACAAAGGAAGCGGCCATGCCGGCCGCGGTCTGGAAGAATTTTCGGCGATCGAGACCCTGTTTGCCGCCGAGATCGTCGGCCATCGCCAGCAGACGTGCCTCGACCTCGCGCTGCCGTTCGTTCTGCGGGTCGGGATAGAACTCGTCGCTGGAGACGATCTGGGTCGGGATCGGCGTCTGGTACTGGCACAGTTCGGAGGGCATCAAGGCGGCAAGTTCTTCGTCGGTGAGATTGCTGCTCATTCTTCGCTCCCGCATCGCGCCGGATTTTTCCGGTCGGAACGCGGCGGAGACTAGGACCAAGTCCGTCCATCGTCCGCGCCGATTGCCGGAAACCGCGTTCACAAAATCGTGCGCTGCATTTGCTGTCATTGCGAGGAGCGTAAGCGACGAAGCAATCCATACTCTTGATGCAAGCGGCGCCATGGATTGCTTCGCTTGCGCTCGCAATGACGGTTGTGGATGCTAACGTCGTGCAAAACCCGAGGGGCCGAACGAAGCCCCATCGCTCAGAGGGGAGGCGAACCATGACGCCAGCAGACCATTCGCGGCGCACCATCATCAAGGGTATCGGCGTTGCGACGGCAGCCGGTGTGCTCGGCGCAGCGCCGGCGCAGGCCGCGACCGCCGTTCCTGCCGAGGGAGAAATATGGAGCAACGAATATTGGGCGAAGAAGGGTGACATCCCGCTGTGGATGTTCCGCAAGCGGATCGGCGCGCCCAAACCGGGCGAGCCGGCGCGGCCCGTGGCGTTCTTCGTCCACGGCTCGTCGGTGACGTCGAGGGTGTTCGACCTCACGGTGCCCGGCAAGGGCGAGTATTCGCTGCTCAATGTCTTTGCGCGCTACGGCTTCGATTGCTGGACCATGGATCACGAGAACTACGGCAAGTCGGGCCGCACCTCGGGCAATGCGGATATCGCAAGCGGCGTCGAGGACCTGAAGGCCGCGGTCGAGGTGATCGCGCGCGAGACCGGCGAGAAGCGATATCACTTCATCGGTGAATCCTCCGGCGCGCTGCGGGCAGGTGCCTTCGCGATGGCCGCGCCCGAGCGCATCGACCGCCTGGTGTTCGCCGCCTTCACCTACAAGGGCGAGGGCTCGCCGACACTGGCCAAGCGCGCCGAGCAACTGGCGTATTATCGTAGCCACAACATGCGCAAACGCGACCGCGACATGATCCGCTCGATCGCGACCCGCGACAGGCCAGGCACGTCGGACCCCGCCGTGATGGAAGCCCTGGCCGATGTCGAGATGCAGTTCGGCGACCAGATCCCGACCGGCACCTATCTCGACATGACCGCCAATCTGCCGGTGGTGCATCCGGAGAAGGTGCTTGCGCCGGTGCTGTTGGTCCGCGGCGAATATGACGGGATCGCGGCGGTCCCCGATCTCGAGGAGTTCTTCAACAAGCTGCCGAATGGCGACCGGCAGTTCATCATCCTGCCCGGCACCGCCCATTCGGTGGCGCTGGCCATCAATCGTGAGCTGTTCTGGCATGTGACACGGGCATTTCTGACCATGCCGACGCCGATCGTAACCTGAAGCCGCCTGCGGCAGGACGCCGCAAGAAAAATCTGCGCGGCGATGTCGGGATCCGGCTATGCGGTTCGTCCTCGGGGCACAACCCGCAAAAAGGAGCGCCTTTCATGGCCAAGCCGACAATGATCTTCGTCAACCTGCCGGTCAGCAATCTCGCCCGTGCCACCGCCTTTTACGAGGCGATCGGCGCGACGAAAAATCCGCAATTCTCCGACGACACCGCCTCCGGCATGGTGATCTCCGAGACCATCCACGTCATGTTGCTGACACACGACAAGTTCCGGCAGTTCACGCCGAAGGCAATCGCCGATGCCAGGACCACGAGCGAGGTGCTGATCTGCCTCTCCGCCGAGAGCCGCGAGGCCGTTGACAGCTATGTGACCAGGGCGAAGGGCGCGGGCGGCACCGCCGATCCGTCGCCGCAGCAGGATTACGGCTTCATGTACGGCCGCAGCTTCGAGGATCCCGATGGTCACATCTGGGAGGTGATGTGGATGGATGTCGAGGCCGCGATGAAGGCGCAGTCTGCAGCCACCGCGTGAGCCGCCGCGCCATGCAGGCGTTCGAAGCCGACCATAAGCGACAGTTGGCAATCCGCCTGACGGATTGAGACAGCACTTCAGGCTGCGGAGATGCCGTCCGGCCGGACTTCGGTCATGGCCTGGACGGCTTTTCTCCCCTGTGGCAGGTCGGCTTGCCGGCAGCCTGGGACCGGAAAGTTCAGTTCGACCGTGGTGCCGCCTCCAGGCGTCTCGCAGAGGGAAACGGTGCCGCCGTGGGTGGTCATCACCTGGGAGACGATCGAAAGCCCTAGCCCCGTTCCTTCCGCGCGGGTGTTGCCGCGCTTGAAGGGCTCAAGCAGCAATTCGGGCTGACCGAGTTGGAGCCCCGATCCGTAGTCGATAACGCTCAACCGCGCCGGTGCTCCGACCTCGATGAGGACGGAGCCACCGGCGCCGCCATGCGTCACGGCGTTTCGGATCAGGTTCGAGAGCGCGACGGCGATCGCGGTTTCCGAGCCGCGCACCCAGACCGGGTGACGAGGCTCGGTGAACTCGACGTCGCTTCCGTTCTTCAACGCCATCGGCACGTGTTCGGCCGCAACCCTGCGCGCCAGCGCCGCAAGATCCATCTCGATCAGTTCGGCAGGTTCCGCGGAGATGCGCGCGAGCTGGAGCAGCATGGTGACGATCGACGACAGCTTCTGGTTCTCGGCGATCAGCCTGGCACGCAACGGAGCGTCCTCGACCTGCTCGAGTATGGTGCGCGCATTGGTCAAGGGCGTGCGGAGTTCGTGTGCCGCATTCGACAGGAAATTTCGTTGCGATTTCGACGCGACGTCTATTCGCGATAGCGCGCGATTGAAAGCCGCGACCAGAGGCAAGAGTTCGGCCGGTGCATCTTGTTCCGGCAGTCGGCGGCCATCCGAGACCCCATCGATCATCTCGGCGGCCGCCGCGACGGCCCGGACGGGGCGCGCGATGAGCGTCGGCACGAAAACCATCGCGGTAAACGCCGTCGCCGCCAGGACCAGGATGATGGGGAGCGCGACAATCGTCGCATCGGTGAGCATTCCGGT
Protein-coding sequences here:
- a CDS encoding amidohydrolase family protein, producing the protein MSSNLTDEELAALMPSELCQYQTPIPTQIVSSDEFYPDPQNERQREVEARLLAMADDLGGKQGLDRRKFFQTAAGMAASFVAMNQVYGPLFDVTPAEAATPAMAQERANGLKDQFIMDMHTHFLRDDTRIMGFVEMRKAVGKAGWNKELNVHEQTIEDLKFNNYKKEMFLDSDTKIALISSAPSDIEQDWFLTNEQMADARKQMNDEAGSRRVFCHAIFTPGQPGWLDKLDAALALKPESCKGYTIGDNTHKEISRYPWRLDDEKVAYKGYEKMVKAGIKNVCVHKGLFPPGIEKQYPNLRGFADVADVGKAAKDWPQLNFVIYHSAYRHVGGDPKVALAEFERTGRIAWTSDLADIPAQYGVNNVYGDVGQLFATTLVAEPNVCAALMGTLIKGLGVDHVCWGTDALWTGAPQWQIEGLRRLEIPEVMQKKFGYAPLGPADGPVKTAIFGDNNARLYNIQPKRAMLDIKGDRFAMMKAQYEKAGVEPSNTRYGYVVPNGAIDHRVFA
- a CDS encoding alpha/beta fold hydrolase, with the translated sequence MTPADHSRRTIIKGIGVATAAGVLGAAPAQAATAVPAEGEIWSNEYWAKKGDIPLWMFRKRIGAPKPGEPARPVAFFVHGSSVTSRVFDLTVPGKGEYSLLNVFARYGFDCWTMDHENYGKSGRTSGNADIASGVEDLKAAVEVIARETGEKRYHFIGESSGALRAGAFAMAAPERIDRLVFAAFTYKGEGSPTLAKRAEQLAYYRSHNMRKRDRDMIRSIATRDRPGTSDPAVMEALADVEMQFGDQIPTGTYLDMTANLPVVHPEKVLAPVLLVRGEYDGIAAVPDLEEFFNKLPNGDRQFIILPGTAHSVALAINRELFWHVTRAFLTMPTPIVT
- a CDS encoding VOC family protein produces the protein MAKPTMIFVNLPVSNLARATAFYEAIGATKNPQFSDDTASGMVISETIHVMLLTHDKFRQFTPKAIADARTTSEVLICLSAESREAVDSYVTRAKGAGGTADPSPQQDYGFMYGRSFEDPDGHIWEVMWMDVEAAMKAQSAATA
- a CDS encoding HAMP domain-containing sensor histidine kinase, which gives rise to MILKWQRLKRVHRSIAVLSATLIGAVTTIMLLCAAALLIRFGGDDDGTWAAADVADALKEAVIRNETGQLALKRTSRLDEITRNFPTFWYVVSDKSGEVSYGPIPKWRPQKTQTSRDGTSFLAYAFDGETTNLKKMSAVRNTPVGEVWIETGGVAYTAAQLTTGMLTDATIVALPIILVLAATAFTAMVFVPTLIARPVRAVAAAAEMIDGVSDGRRLPEQDAPAELLPLVAAFNRALSRIDVASKSQRNFLSNAAHELRTPLTNARTILEQVEDAPLRARLIAENQKLSSIVTMLLQLARISAEPAELIEMDLAALARRVAAEHVPMALKNGSDVEFTEPRHPVWVRGSETAIAVALSNLIRNAVTHGGAGGSVLIEVGAPARLSVIDYGSGLQLGQPELLLEPFKRGNTRAEGTGLGLSIVSQVMTTHGGTVSLCETPGGGTTVELNFPVPGCRQADLPQGRKAVQAMTEVRPDGISAA